Genomic window (Ranitomeya variabilis isolate aRanVar5 chromosome 8, aRanVar5.hap1, whole genome shotgun sequence):
acatattatatatatatattaatatatgtattatatatatatatatatatataaataactgaatatatatatatatatatatatatatatatatataatgtataaaaaTTATATTTATGTTGTATTCTGTTTATTTTGTTAGAAACTCATGGGATTAAatactagaatatatatatatatatatatatatatatatatatatatatatatatatatatatatatatatatatatatatatatatatatatatatatatatatataatagttaaaagtaaaataatatatagtaagtaaaaaaaataaataaataatataatatgtaagtaaaaaaaaaatatataatatatatattattagaatatttatatatatatatatatatatatatatatatatatatatatatatatatattagttaaaAGTGCAACTGAAATGTTCATAGTTTCATATCTAGAAACAACACAGAAACTACAGCATTCATTAGGATTTCAACCCACAAGTCGGTCAAAACTTGTCAAACTTATTTTCCGTCAAGATAATTGAACATGTAACTGTCAAATTAAAAAATTAGGAAAAGGTCAAGTTTCTGACCCGGAGAAattggaaaaggaaaaaaaaaaagctggtaaGAAATGGCAtatcctttttacattaatgtagtTAACACTGGCAGCAAAATATGTTGAGTTTATCCAAGCAGAAAATATGCAGGATACAGGAGGAATTTATATTTCTGAGCAGAATGTTTTATTTATATAGGAAAACATTTTCTTACagttattttaattaaaaaaaatatatttacacttGTTATAATATATGTAACACACATAGCATAGAAATATAATAAGAATAATACTAGGAATAATTAATAAGAATAATATAATTCACACATAGATATTTAAATCTACTAATGAAATCTGCTGCTGATGCAAATACTACAAATCCATGCTAACATATAGTAAAATCACAGTAATTAGAACTATAATAAAAAGTAAACAAATAGACAATGGCCTTATTATTACCATGGCTAGATATAAATATTACTATATTATCCAATAATACTGAAAAATAATTAATAACAAAAATATAGAGAGGCATAGTGATGCCTTCTATAAGGTAGTAATTACAAAATAATTTATTGCCAATAATTGCAACAACAACAAAATTAATTGAAGTAAATCGGATTTAATTACCTTTTTGGTGAAATCCTTTGCCACAAAATTCGCATACAAATGGTTTATACCCTGCATGAATTCTAATGTGGGTGTTTAAGGTTGAACTTCTGTTAAACGCTTTTCCACACTGGTTACACTTATGGGGCTTTTCCTAAAATTAGGAATAAtcaattagatagataatagatagatggataatagatatggatagagaatagatagatagatgatagataatagatagatagatagatagatagatagatagatagatagatagatagatagatagatagatagataatagatagataggtgataaatagatagatgatagatagatagatagatagatagatagatagatagatagatagatagatagatagatagataatagatagataggtgataaatagacagatagtagataatagatagatagatattacatataatagatagataatagatgatagataatagatacatagagatatatatgatagatagataattaatagataatagatagatgatagacaataTATAgattaataaatagatagataatagatagataatatataataataatatataatagatagataacagattatgatagatagattatagataatagataatagatagatattacagataatagatagatagatagatagatagatagatagatagatagatagatagatagataatagatagatagatagatagataacagatagatgatagatagataacagatagatgatagatagataatagatagatagatagatgatagatagatagatagatagatagataatatatacatagataatagatagataatatatggataatacatacatagataatagatagatggataatatatgcatagataatagatagatagatgatagatagatagatagataatagatagatagataatatatacatagataatagatagataatagatggataatatatacatagataatagatagatagatgatagatagatagatagatagatagatagatagatgatagatagatagatagatagatagatagatagatagatagataatagatagatagatgatagatagatagatagatagatagatagatagatagatagataatagatagatggataatatatACATAGATAACAGATAATCCATAGACAGATGCTACCTGTGTGTGGATGATTTTGTGTCTGCACAGGGTACTCGCTTGCCTAAACCCCTTGCCGCACACTTTGCACACGAATGGTCGGGCCCCTGTGTGAACAGGCATGTGTCTGGTCAGATTGTAATGTGCATTGAAAACCTAGGAAGGAAAATTcagaaggaaaaataaataaattgattgTCATGGGAAATCCGATTATTGGATTTTGCGTTAAACTGAAACGAAAATGTGAAAACTCTCAGCTGCCAATAATAATCCTGATATCAGTGTGACTCTATACTGAGGGCTCGGGGCTGCAGGCTCTTGGTCTGGATTTTACGCAGCCACAAGTTGCAGCTCTGTGCACTCAGGACATGCTGAGCCTTCTAGTTCCTTCTAGTTGCTGTCATGAGATTAACATTTATTTTGGGCTTAGCACTAATCGATTAAGCTTTCTTTGCATGTCAAttactttcttatttttttttatatttattgtatAAATTCTTATGTTGGCTCTCAAATAACTAAACTGTAAATTAAATATACAATAttataaaatattaaatattaaatgTTATGAAAAAGCCCCAATATTCTGTAGCTCCATCTATATGTCTAGCATTCCAGGTTCATGGCGGGTCCTTACCTTGCCGCACACTTCGCAGGTGAAGATCTTGGGCTTCCCATCTATAGGGCTGGCACTCAGCTTGCTGTGGTTTTTAGGGTTCCTGTCTGCAGCCAGGGCAGTGTTTTCTTTCATCACCTGGTCCAGTTGGCCCGGTAGTCGCTCCTTGTGGGGGTATTGAGGAAGGGGGTATTTGTCTGGGCAAAGACTAGACAGTTTAGCATTTTCCAACAAGTAGAGTTTATGGTGGGCACTTAGTGTCGCCTGGGACTGGGCATTCAGAATACTAGATGGGATCAGCTGTCCATTGAGGATCTCTGAGGGGTTGTAGGCCGAGTCCAGGTAGTTGAAGTAATAGAGAGGTCCATTAGTTCCTGGTGGTAACCCTACTGTTTGGTTGATGGCCTGAGGTTTGATCACCCTACTGTTTGGCACAACCTGGTGGCCCATGTTGAGATCATTCTTGCAGCACATGCCACAGTTAGCCTTGCACAACCCAGCAGAGTTACATATAGGAGCCCTCAAACTGTTCTTCCAGAGCTCCGAATAATTCAGCAGTGCCTTGGCGTGGACCTCATACCCCAAAGACTGCACTGGGATCATGCATGGAATTGGAGAACAAAGGTTCAAGATCTTCTTAGCGTCGCTCTCCAGTCCTTGGTTGTGGTCAAAAACTGTAGGTTTGGGCTCTGAAGATTTAGCCATAATTCTTTCAATGGAGAAGGCCAGTGATTTGGGGGTGCTGGTGGCCCCATTTCTTCCTTCCAGTCTCTGGCAGGAGGACATGAGTGAAGGAGGAGGGCATGAAGCTGCCATCCCTGCAAGAACTTAACTGAGCGCAGCAGCCAACTGGAAGTAGTCACCCTGctcttctctctctgtctctgcaTTCCAAGGAAGCCAGAGGAGAAATCAATTTAATAAGCGACTTGCTCATGTCATGTCATCTATTTACATTCAAATGAACAAGCCCCCCTGAACAATGACACCCAGGGACACCAGATTACTGCTCATTAAGAGGCTCACACAAAAGTAACAGGCAAGGTAGGACCTTGTGAGTAAAaccccggctgcctggtggtggtgatgaggatgaggatgatgatgatgattgtccTCCATCCACTCTGCAATCTAAATGTTATTGCAGAACGCAGACCGAGCACTTACCTCTGGCGGAGCAGGAGCTGGGGGGCTGCACAGCACAGACCCTGCTGCTGTCACATTTTGCAGGCAGCACTGAGATCAGTGTCTTCTACACTTAGCTGACATCACATGGAGTCACAGTCACTCCGAGCACAATGACAGCTTGTGAGAGAAGCAGCAAGTGGAGGCTCAGGACTTACCCCCAGCTCTGATCAATGGAGGGGCACAAAACACCACACAAACTTTAATGGGGAGGACCTGCAATCACAGCAGCAATGGAGACCCTCACTCATCCCAGGATTAGTGCTGCGTCCTCCAGTGTCACAAGCATTGGCTTATTGCAGATTCCACTTATAGAGAGAAAGTCTCTGATTAATGGACAAGCAACAACTAGAACAACTAGAACTACTAGAACAACTAGAACTACTAGCAGCCACAGAGCAATGGGATATATGGATTTCCTGCTAATTAGGGCAAAAATGATAGAACTAGAAACCTAATGCTGTGCCTAATATTGTTCTGTAATTTTAGGCAGatacatctatcatctatctacctatctatctatctatctatctatctatctatctattatctatctatctgtctatctatctattatctatctatcatgtatcatctatctattatctatctatctatcaaaaaaTAGAGGCAGCACTCCACTTTATTTTTCGGGTATTTTTTTATATAGTGGAGGGTGCTTTGCACCCTATTACATGTTTATTATTGGTGCTGCACccatttttttttatctatctatctatctatctatctatctatctatctatctatctattatctatcatctatctatcatctatctattatttatgtattatctatctatctatcatttatctattatctatctatgtattatctatctatctatctatatattatctatctatcattggcACAAACTGGAGACAttgattttgctgcattttttggcacACAAATCAaatgggcacacacacacacacacacacacacacacacacacacacacacacacacacacacacacacacactctaataAAACCAATACGCATATGGTTAATATCTCTATCTGTCATTTATCTATTCTCATTTTCCTTCTTTTACATTAAGAACCTTGTAACCAAACACAGATATAAAATTTACTGTAAATCAAGAATTCTATTAAATTATTGTTCTAAATTTTTACTTTACATTCGCCTTTTTGTATAATTTCACCTTCTTTATTGTCTATTATCTATACATTTTACATGTATATTTTCCTATTTGACTATTTTctacacattttatatatatatatatatatatatatatatatatatatatatatattgttcccttcTGTACTATTTTCTATACATAGTATATGCATGCTTTCCTTCTTTTTTTCTATACAATTTATATGTATAGCTTTCCTTCTTTACAGTCTATTTTGTTTCCTTCTGTattattttctatatattttttatatatatttctcccttgttttctattttctacatattttatatatatacctttcccttcttttttattttctatatattttctatatatatttccCTTCTTTTCTCTTTTCTATATATTTTCTATATGTATTTCCCCTTCTTTtttattttgtatatattatatattttcccttttttctattttctataCGTTATATTTACATTTTTCTCTTCTTTACTATTTTCTATACATTTTATATgctatttttccccttttttttaactattttctaCATATTTTATAAGTATAATTTCCCTTTACCATTTTCTatacattttatatttatatttttccctTCTTTACTGTCTATTTTCTATACATGTCATGTGTATAATTTTCCTTCTGTACTATTTTCTACACATTTTATGTGTATTTTTCCTACTTTACTATTTTCTGTACTTGCTATATGTACATATTTCCTTCTTATTTGACTATTTTcagtacatttttatatatatatcatttttatgtatattttctGCGATCAGTCTAGATGTGTAGAGTGTGTAAATGAATCTCTTCGGAAGCCTTTATCATCACCTGAACTTTGTGCAGAGTCCTGAGTCACACTTGTAATGATTGAATCTTGTGGATGGGGGGCTGCACGGTGACCCTGGGCCTCAGATGGAGAACTGCCCCATTCCCACCTGTTTAACAAGCAGCCCCCGTCTCGCTGGATCTTATGAAATGGACGACTATTGAGGAGGGGAGCAGCAATGTCCCCTTGTGCAGCCCTCTCTCCGCAGCCTCGGAGGCTTCTCTGCATGGGAGCAGGTTTGTGTTGTTCTAAACTAGAGGGGGATTATCGGAGAGGGGCTCAGCCGGGGAGAGGTAGCAGGCAATCAAAAGGCCCCTTCTGAAAAAAGAAAGTTTGTAGGAATTcactggaggaagaagaggaggaggaggaggaggaggaggagggttggcTTCAGCCTCAGTTGCACAGCCCCCCCTTCCCATTATAATTGGGGGGCTCAGTGTTTGCAGACCATCTCACCTATCTACCACAACAGCCCATGATCATAGCATCAGTGCACCGTCCTGGCAACATCCCCCGATTCTTCTCATAAGAGGGGCTCGCAATTTCTCTGCTCATTCTCTTTGTTCTTTGTGCAATCACCGGACAATGAGAATTATAGAAAGAACTGCGGCGACTAATGGAGACCCCCGGTGTAATCAGAGCAGGGCAAAGTCACAGGGAGAGCGGGGCTGCGGTACCGCCAGGTGTGACCCAGAGCGATGGGAGGCAGGGTGGTCAGAGGAGGGGCTGGGACAGACcaccagtatacagtatatatatatacacattcataCTGCccgtgtatctatcatctatctatctatctatctatctatctatctatctatctatctatctatctatctatccatctatcatctatctatctattatctatctatctatctatctatctatctatctatcatctatctatctattatctatctatcatctgactatctattagctatctatccatctatcatctatctatctatctatcatctatctattatctatctatctatctatcatctatctattatctatctattatctattatctatctatctatctatctatctatctatctattatctatcatatattatctatctattatctatcatctatcgattatctatctatctatctatcatatattatctattatctatctatctattatctacttatctatctatctattatctatctattatctatctatcatctatctattatctatctattatctatctatcatatattatctattatctatctattatctacttatcatctatctatctattatctatctattatctatctatcatctatctattatctctctattatctatctattatctatctattatctatctattatctatctatcatctatctattatctatctattatctatctatcatctatctattatctatctattatctatctttctattatctatctatctatctatctatctatctatctatctatctatctatctatctatctatcatctatctattatctatctttctattatctatctatctatctatctatctatctatctatctatttatctatctatctatctatctatctatctatctatctatctatctatctattatctctctatctatctctctatctatctatctatccatgtatctactgtatctatctgacGTTAGGGTGAAATATTCCTAATTGTGAATGTATGCCCCGTATAATCTTGCTATTTTAGGTGAATTGTGTCTGATATTTAGTGGCTTTGCCATCTTGCAGTTATGGCGTATCCATCTGATAGACCATCATTTTATAGTCAGTGAAATGAAACCTCTGGATTCTGAATTCCAACAACCCAGAATAAAattgtgttccctttacttttttcccTGAAAAGCAGAATCGTGGCCACCCACTGTGCATGAACCTGCAGCACACAATTGATGGCAATGGTAGCTGGGAGAGGCTCTGTAAAGGGAAACATTAGAAAGGATGGCAGCACTACCCCAGAGGAAGGAGACCCTCTTATACAACATGAGATTTAGCTTCTGCCCCCTGGGATCTTAGGTGCTGATTACCTGTTTGATTGCTGAGTTCCATGTATAATTAGTATGCAGAAGgcaccttagctccccctggtggtggctgcaggcGGTCAGGATTTTATATTTTTCTAGGTTTATGGAGTTTTCTAGCAGTTGAAAATTATTTGGGCACTGACCGGTTTATTATATTATAAAAGACTCAAactggactgtttttttttttttactgatcctCATCCTCTCCAATTTCCACCAGCTTCCATTATAACTTTGTGGTATcttctgaggacatcagaactagCAGGAAATGCCCTCTCAGCCAATCATTGAGTACAGGGATGACCtggcagtgattgtctgcagcggtcataAGTCCCTGAATCAGGATCTGATTGCAGTAAGCAGATGCTGGCTGGGGACTGGTGAGCTTTTCAGTGCCTCCTagcatacccagctctgctgttccactgcGCTCAGCTTCATTGCTACAAGTGAGACTTCTGACAAACCCAGCTGTACTGCTCCTTTTGGCTCTGTTAGTTTGCTGCTAATAAGTCTCTTGACATATGCTGCTATGCTGTTCTCCATTCTGTTACATCTTTACAGGTGAGTCTCCTGACACACCAAGTCCTGATGTttttttctgagctctgctacattgtAACAAGTAATTTTCCTGACATATCCAGCTCTACTGGtccactgggctctgctacatcactactaATAAGTCTCTTGACATATCCTACTCTGCTGTTCAACTGATTTCTGCTATTTAATAATAAGTGAGTCTCCTGACGTAACCAGCTCTGCTGCTCCTCTGGGCTCTGCTACATGGCTACAAGAGAGTCTACTGACAtattcagctctgctgttccactggGCTATTCTACATGACTACCAGGGAGTCTACTGACATACTGATCCCTGCTGTTCCTCTGGGTTCTGCTACATCACTATAAGTCAGTCTCCTGACATACTCAGCTCTGCCTTCCTCTGGGCTCTGCTACATGACTACCAGTGAGTCTACTGACATACTCAGCCCTGCTGTTCCATTGGGCTATGCTACATGACTACAAGAGAGTCTACTGACATACTCAGCCCTGCTGTTCCTCTGGGTTCTGCTACATCACTACAAGTCAGTCTCctgacatactcagctctgctgttcctctgggctctgctacatagctACAAGAGAGTCTACTGACATACTCAGCCCTGCTGTTCCTCTGGTTTCTGCTACATAGCTACAAGAGAGTCTActgacatactcagctctgctgttcctctgggctctgctacatagctACAAGAGAGTCTACTGACATACTCAGCCCTGCTGTTCCTCTGGGTTCTGCTACATCACTACAAGTCAGTCTCCTGACATACCCAATGTGCTTTCCTCTGGGCTCTGCCACATCAATACAAGTGAGTCTAatgacatacccagctctgctgttcTGCTGAGTTCTGCTACAACCTGCAAGTGAGTCTCCTGATATACCTTACTCTGCTGTTCAACTGGGTCTGCTATGTCACTATAAGTGAGTCTCCTaacatacccagctctgctgttcctcTGACTCTGCTACATGACtacaagtaaaggtaccgtcacactaaacgatatcgctagcgatccgtgacgttgcagcgtcctcgctagcgatatcgtttcgtttgacacgcagcagcgatcaggatcctgctgtgatgtcgctggtcgctgaataaagtccagaactttatttggtcgtccgatcgctgtgtatcgttgtgtttgaaagcaaaagcaacgataccagcgatgttttacactggtaaccagggtaaacatcgggttaccaagcgcagggccgcacttagtaacccgatgtttaccctggttaccagcgtaaaagtaaaaaaaacaaacagtacatgctcacctgcgcgtcccccagcctctgcttcctgacactgactgagtcaCTGAgcgcctaaactgaaagtgaaagcacagcggtgacgtcaccgctgtgctgttagggccggagctcagtcagtggaagcagagg
Coding sequences:
- the FEZF2 gene encoding fez family zinc finger protein 2, which gives rise to MAASCPPPSLMSSCQRLEGRNGATSTPKSLAFSIERIMAKSSEPKPTVFDHNQGLESDAKKILNLCSPIPCMIPVQSLGYEVHAKALLNYSELWKNSLRAPICNSAGLCKANCGMCCKNDLNMGHQVVPNSRVIKPQAINQTVGLPPGTNGPLYYFNYLDSAYNPSEILNGQLIPSSILNAQSQATLSAHHKLYLLENAKLSSLCPDKYPLPQYPHKERLPGQLDQVMKENTALAADRNPKNHSKLSASPIDGKPKIFTCEVCGKVFNAHYNLTRHMPVHTGARPFVCKVCGKGFRQASTLCRHKIIHTQEKPHKCNQCGKAFNRSSTLNTHIRIHAGYKPFVCEFCGKGFHQKGNYKNHKLTHSGEKQYKCTICNKAFHQIYNLTFHMHTHNDKKPFTCGTCGKGFCRNFDLKKHVRKLHDNVSASCSMKEISRTAQN